AGAAAATGTTCAATATTTGTTCGAAAGCTACCTGCAAAAGAGAAGCCCTTCTTACATCCATTTAGAGGTCAAACCACGTGCACCGTCCTCAGTCCAACCCCATGGCGTCAGGATGATCGAGCTCGTCGCAAGTAGCAGTCCATGGCTGCCATCTTCCACTTTCCTCTGCCTAGGTCCTTTCCTATGGAGGTGCAAGGTTTCTACTCTTCTCCCTCCCATGCTCTCTCTCACTGTCTGTGTTCATGTGTACTGCTGCTTCAATTTCTTTGTGATGCAAATGTTGTTGATGAACATTTTGTTTAATAAAAAGCTACCAAAAAAAATCAGTTTATCTCGttgtgatttttttttgaattttgctCTGGTCTAGCAGTTCGACATGTATTCTACTTCAGTTTAGTACATCGGAGTATCATGTACGTCAGTTCAGTTCAGTACGAAAACATTAGAGATTCGACAGACATAATCATGTCGCACAAGTTCAAGTATAGGTACAGAAGTTTCTCACCATAAATAAATTGATCTGGAGTCTCCTTGACAAAACCTCATCTCTCATATTTGTTCCTATTTTTGTAGGTTGCAGGAAAAACAAGATGCACAAGTTCATCTTTTGTATGCTTTTCAGTACATCTACTTCCCAATCGTGAGTCTGATTTCCTTTGTGTTTCCATCTTCTTCATATAGCACAAACAATTCCTTGTGGTTATGCTTGAGAATGAGCACCATACTGTCACTTGGTTAATCAATTTTGTAGAAAGTTCTCGGGGATTTCTTTATGTAGAGTTGTTGTTAACTTCATAATTATACAGATCATGCATTCTATCCAATGAGCCATCAATTAAAGCAATTTCCAAATATAGAGAGGGAAATATACAAGATTGCCAACtaatatatactccctctgtaaactaatagaTTCCCAACTATAATaattatatttctttacggagagAGTATTAATGCTCTGCTTAGCACATTGCTTGTAGTTGTATCAGTTACCTTTCTTTTGGAGTTAGGTAATTAATAAATAATCAAGAGGGATGGTGCACCCTCACGACCGCTTGCCACCCCCACAGCTGCTACAAATTCTTGTGTGGGTCGCCGTTCCCTACTCCGGCGTGTGTCACCAGCGTCATGACCTCCCCCAGCCAGCCCCCACGGCTTGCCTCGATGGTGCCCCCAAGCCTGTCTAGAACCACCATGATGAATAGAAATCCATCCAACTATTCACTTATGGTCTCATGATCATTTTCTTGAAAAAGTGTGACTTTTCTGCTGTACTCTCCTTGTTATTTACTTGTCAAAATTTAGTTTGAATCCACTACAATTTCCATGAGTGGATTTTTCTTCAAAACGGAATTTCCATGAGTGGATTTAAAAATCAACAAATGTAAAGTTTTAAAATGCATACAACAACTACAAAATATCAATTTAGTTCAGTCCAGTTTGTAATGCTGCTCCACCTTCCGGTCATTGACGAGCCCCTGGGCAGGCGCTTCCTCCTTCTCTCAGGTCTGCCTCCCTCTAACACTCTCAGTTCAAATTTGCTAATATCTACAGTACTAGTTGGGGAACTTTGGTAGTTCATTTTCCTAATATCTGCACGCTGCCCCTTCCTGCAGGACCCGACCCAACCACTGCCGCCATGGCACGGCGCCTCCACCTCCCGGCGAAGGACCACcacctccccgacgacatgcccAACCCCGACGAGGCCTGCCGGCCCTGGAGTTCCTCCCGCAACGCCTCGACCTCCTGTTCATCCATGGATTCTTGCCATCCACCACGCCATCAGGAACACGATTGGTGAGAAACACCTTCGTGCTCCTCCTCTCCTACTCTTCAGTTCACATACTGCCATCCATGAAGGCCATTTTTCTTGTAATCTAGATTTTGATCCAACTGAAAGTTCAGGAGTTCTTCGGGGGACTGCTCATAGATGCAAAAAAGagacatagagagagagagagagagagagagagagagaggctacTACAATTCACTTGGGGGATGCTTTGTTGTGCAGGATTTGGGGGGTGCCTAGTCTGGCAAGAGTTTTCAAGTATAACATGTGTGATAGTGGCAATTTTCAAAAACTTTAATAGTTCAAGTACATAAGAGAACAGAAGTCCACTCTGTAAAAACAACAGTAGACGCAGAAAGTTCAGTTTTGCTATATACGATTGGTAATGCCGATGTGTTCCTTTGTGGTTTAGATTTCGGCAGTAAACTATGCAAACAATTTAAAAGTACTCAAGTCCAACTTGCAAACCAGTAGCAGTCCTATAGGGCAACATGcatcaaattcaaaaaaatagcaaaCCTGACTTGAAGCAAATTCGCATCTGGTTGTTTATTTCATAGCTCATCGTTTCTAATACAAGCCAATGCTTCTATTCtaatctagttgtttattctgTAGCTCACTTTTTCTAATATAATATTAAAAGTCCACTAGATGAAAAATTCTTTGTGTTAGCGATCAGTACTAGTGCTCATCAGTACGGCAAGCAGCAGTACTGATCAGTATGACTTACACAAATACTAGTACTGATTAGTACTTTCTTAATGTTAAAGATGATCAGTAAAAGATACAAGTTGCAGTTCCAGGGCAACCTGTCTCAGATCCTTTTCAGGTTCAGGTAATAAATGCTTGGTATTCTTATATACTTGCATCAGTTCAGACTCGCGGATACAATAAGTTGAGGGAAAACCCATACAAAAGTTCAAAGTTGAGAAACAGGGGTTCTTTGTTTCAATGCTCGCTAGTATGCAGATTGGGTTTGCATGTTCATAGTTGGATGGCTACTGATCTCTATAAAACCTTGGAAGCAGTGCTTGCATTACTAGTCCAACCATACTAGGTAAAACTGAATGTACCTAGCCAGTTCAATAACATCATCTCCTTGTGCAAAAAAGTAGTTAAAAAGGTCGAACTGACATCTGCTTCAGAATGTCGCACAAAAAGATATTTATCtgtatttgtctttttcatgttGAATTATTTGAAGTAAAACAAAAATAGCTCACTTTTGTGACTTTCATCATTTGAAAATATACATGCCTCATGTTCGAACTTTCAATTTGTTTAAAACTAGACTGATGGTGCTCTTGTTTCAGGGCCGGGGGAGAAGGCAGAACCTCTGGGTGCATGATGGAAATTTTTTGAAGTTCTTGTTTAGATGTTCAGGATAGCCTTCTCTCATTTCATTTATGTTCAGGATAGCAGGTGCATGATGGAAAATTGTGTATCATGTACTCCCTATGTCAACTtttataagagcgtttagaaaGTGCAGTTCAAATTTCGTAAGGCTACGCAAATTGTGTCGTTTCCCATTTTGCCCCCGTGTTCACTCACTCATTGCTTACTCGCTCTGCTGATTCCCCTCCCTCTCACCGCACTCTCTCCCCAAATCCCTAGCTCCCTCTCGCCAGCGCCGCTCTCCCTCACGCCGGCGCCGCTCCCTAGCTCGCCCGTGTCGGCGTCGCCCCTTCTCCCTTTCGCCTGCGCCGCCTTCTCCCTCTCGCCGGCGTCTCCTGCGCCACCTTCTCCCGCTCGAGGCAAAGTTGCCTTTTTTACCAAGGTCGAGGAGGAGCGGGAGGATAGCCTTGTCCTGCTCAACGACGGTGACGGTTTCTTTCTgctcgacgacgccggcgacaaACGCCGGTGCTCCTTGTCGCCCTCGACCTGCAAGGAGGAGCGCCTACCCCATGTTGGGCCGGAGATCTGCTGGAGAAAGGAGTGCGTGAAGAAGCCCCTACAGTGGCAGAAGCAGGGGCGGGGGAGCGAGTCGGACGCCGGGGTCGTCCACGGCGTCGTCGAAGCAGAGCAGCGGTGGGTCCTCGTTCAGGCTGCGGCAGGTCCTCCATGCGCGCCGCCATCTTCCTCTGCTGCGTCGACGGTGGATTGCGGCGAAGTCTGTGTGTGCAGGTACTCTTCCTGCTTCTGTATGGATGTATGGATGATTCAAGGAGTACTATTGTCTAGAGAAGTGCATAGAAGAATTGCTCACGGATGCTTCTTGCTTCTGTATGATGTATGGATGTATGGAACTCACGGATGCGAGTGGTAGGCTTGCTGCTTTTACCCTAGAAATAATCATACTACATCTAGGAGTAAAATGCCAATGATGTTGTGCTGCTTCTTTTCATACTAGGCTTCTTTTTATACTCAGTTTGTATCGCCAATTTTTGCAAGAACACATGTGCTATAGCAAATGCAGTGGAGCAGGTATCCAACCAATCACTTGTCATTTGCTACTGCTATAACAAATGCAGTCTTATCTACTGCTTCTGTGAATCTTTTGTTCGAGTACAAATGATGAAATGTGGGCGTTTAGTTTATAAGAAAATGACCATGAGCAGCCTGACCATGATCTTTTAATTTTGTCCAATTAATCTACCACTAGAACGAGTACTCTTTCATTAGCCTATTTATCTACTTCCACTGGAGGCATGTTTGTGTTATTTTTTTCTAAGAGGTGTAGGAATAAAAGAAGTCTGACGGCAGAGTAGCATCTTATTAGCACAAGATTATTTGGTGAATTATCAGCCGAGTCCTATTAGTTGGTGAATTATTAGCACAATATTAGGAGCTCCTCGTTCATGTTGAATTGATGTAGAAAGGACCAGGAGTAATtatctcctctcctactccaacaaacAAAAGGAAATTTAGAAACTCTCCTCTCCAACAAACAACATAAAATTCAGAAATTTGCATACAATTCAGAATATTTCAGAAAATGTAATCATACAAAGCCCTTTCTTCTCCTCTGTCTCCTCTCCAACAAATTCAAAaacttcatataatttttttctaAAATCATACATAGCCTTTCACAACTTCATATAAAATTCAGGTAATGTAATCATAGAAAGCCTTTCCACAAATTCAGAAATTTCATATAAAATTCTGGGATAAATTCTGGAACTTcctaaaattcatataaaattcCTAAAATTCAGAAATTCATATCCtctcctctcctttccactacAGACATCGAGTACAAGACTTTCCATTACAAACATCGAGTACAAGACTTTCCATTACAAACATCGAGTACAAGCATCTCCTCTCCTTGCCTCTCCTCTCCTATCCTCTCCTCTCTTTCCACACTAGTCAATGCCTTTCCACTACAAACATGGAGTACAAGCCTTTCGCTACAAGCCAAACATGGAGTACGGTATCTCCCCCTTTCCAATCCAAGCTCACTGAACATCTTGTTCTAGAATATCCATGGCATGTTCATAAACTTCACGAGGAAAGTGAATCCTAGGTGGTAGGATTCCTTGCCTTTCCAATCTATCCTTGCGCAAATGTGGAATTTCGTATGAATTTTCCCCTCCATGGTTCATCACTTCTACCATGACGGTCTAAAGTGTTAGAAATATTCTGTTGATTTTTCCGGCATCACACTCATCAAATTCTTCCTGCACACCTTGAATCAGTTCTTTGATAGTTGTGGGTGCTCTACAGTCGGTCAAAGACTCAAGGGATCTGAAATATCCAAGATCAAGTGTGTTTAGATCAGGAGAATTTGGAGGCTGGTTTATTATTTTAATGTCCAGACCAGTTGTagccacaacttctgcaaactCTGCATCACCGGGAAGAATGTGCGTTCTTGCATTATCTTGCTGGATCAATATTGGATTAGTATCATCTGCGGGCCAGACTTCCTTTCTTCCAGGAACCACTTTTTCTATCATATACCTCCTCATTACCCGTCGGTTCACGTTGACGGACTTGATTTCAATGGTCCCTCTTGCTCTATACTCACTTCTTCTAGCAGCAGGAATCTCTTGCACAAAGGGCCAGACACCAATTTTACCTGAGAATGTCATATTGCCTTCAGCGTCATATCTAGGTCGAGCAACAGTGGTCAGAAACACCACTTTCCCAATACAGTTTTTGTTCCGAACAGTTCTGACCGGGTCATCTTCCCTGGGGAGGAGGTAGTAGCATCTGTTCATTTTTGTCATATAGAACCACTTTTCGTCAATATGCACAATGTTGTGCATATTGATGAATTTAGGTCTTGGAGCTGCTAAGGTGGTCTCGTCAAGCATTGACAAACAAAACTTGATCCTTTCTCTTTTATTCTTTTCTTTCAAGGATGGCTTCAAACGATTGGAGTGCCTTCTAATCTTGCGAAGCTTGAGTTTCTTGTAGAGTGTAGTATGACTGACACCCAATTGGCGAGCAAGTGACCTGAGAGTCGACCTACTATTCAAAGGAACTGTGGGGATTTGGGATAGAGTATCATCCTTTCCTTTCCTCCCGCATCTTCGTTTCCTTCCGCTGGATACATCCACCTCTTGACCAAGCGCTTTTTGTCGCTTTGCTATCATCCAGATTTTTCGAATATGTTGAACACCAacttgaaaaatttgagcaacaTCCTTCCTGTCATTTCTTTTGAACTTGCCACCCCTAGCCAGATGCAAGGTATGTAGTGCCATCTAGGCAGCATATCTCTGCTCATCTGTCATTGACTTTCTTTGCCTACGCAATTGCTGACCACCTACagtagcaaaagaaaaagaaacttaggGAAATGATGGAGGCCTTGATGATCACAAGATAGACCACATGTTGCAGGTAGCTAGTTAGAGTGGCTAGCAGGAGTACCTGTTGCTTGACCATGCATTGCTTTTTCTTCTTCTTGGAGTTCCATGTCAACTTCTTCTTGGATTTCCACGTCAACTTCTTCTTGGAGTTCCATATCAACTTCTTCTCGTGCAGGTTGAGTACTTGCTTGAGGTCCAGGTTCATCCTCTTCTGGTGGAGAACAATTCAGGTCAAGGTTCAACATCTtcgtgttgttgttgttgttgttgttgctattGCTCTTGATATTGTTGATGTGTTCTGCTAATTTACTCATGATTTTGCTACTAATTTGCTACTGCTGTTGTTGCTTGAGCTACTGCTGTTGCTGCTGTGTTTGTTGCTGGAGTACTTGCTTGAGCTACTGCTGCTAATTTTTTGATGGAGTACTTGATTGAGCGACTGCTGCTGCCATTGTATTGCTGCTTCTCTTGCTTATATCTGCATGAACAAGTCCATCAATGACACAATCTTCAGTTTATATGGTTCAGAACTGGTTAAGTTTATAAGCTAAAACATCAGATATGCAGATGTTTGAACTCTCTGTAATAAATTTATATGGGGTATCATTAGATGCTGCTACAAAGATTATGCTCTCTGTAAATTCTGCTAACTGATAATTTTAATACATACAAGTGCTATATATGATGTTCCTGACCCACAATCAGTAGGAGTACAATGCTCTTACAAATGTTGCATACTGTAGAAATTAAACTTGTGAATGTTGTACTCATACTGTTGTAGAGATTCATGTTGTGACAGTCATAGTTGATCCATTTAGACAAGGAGTATTGTGCAGTAGGAGTACAATAGTCTGTATTTTGACAGACAAGTGCAGCATCCCATAGTGAATTCTCCTGTAAATTCTGTAAATAATGCATAGACAGACAAGTGTAGCATCTCATGTGTGACATGCATAACTGAATCTATGCTGAATCAAAATGATCCTTGTACTGATACTTGAGTCTGTTTGAAGAATTTACAGTAAAATTTACTCTAGGGAGCAAGATCACATTACTGCAGTTAGGTACTCCCAGCTGTAGTTCATGATTAACTTTAGCAAGATCACATTACAGAAGACAAGTACTCCATGCTGTAGTTCATGATCTTACTGTGATTATAGCATGAGAACAAGGAGAAAATTCTTCTGTAAATTCATGGAGTCATTTCTTTCATGGAGTAATTTCTGTTGTTGTGCAAGGGGCGAGGCGAGGAGAACCTGCCTGGAGACAACGTGCTGCGTGCGGCAGCGACGAGCCAGGTGGGTTGGGCGCGGCCAGGACCAAGCTGAGGGGCTGGCGACCAATTTCGCGCGGCGGCGACGAGGTTGTGCCGGCTGCGACCAAGCTGGGGGCGGCGACGACCAAACTGGGCGCCTGGGCGCGGCGGGGACCAAACTGGACGAAGGGGTTGAGCGCCTGGAGACGGGGCCGAGCGCCTGGATAATGGGGACGACTCGAGCTCGTGGCGGAAGACGAGGAGGCGAGCTCCTAGAGGAAGGGGACGGTGCGAGCTCCTGGAGGAGGGGAGCGGCCCAAGCTTTTGGAGGAAGACGAAGACACGGGCTCTTAGAGGATGGGGACGGCGCGAGCTCCTAGGGGATGGGGACGGCGTGAGCTCCTTGGGGATGGGGACGGCGTGAGCTCCTGGAGGATGGGGATGGCGCGAGCTCCCGGAGGAGGAAGACGGCTTGAGCTTCTGAGGAGGAAGACGACGCGAAATTCAAATTGGGGGTAAAATAGTCTAATTCGCCATCTGTCGGCTGTGTCCTAAaattctaaacgctcttataaaagtttacagagggagtagttctTGTTTAGATCTCGTGCAAGTACAAAAATTGTCGATTTTGCCACTGGAGAGAACCCGTTGGTTGCATTGTTTTTCCAGTGTGACGTCCCTTGGTATGTTTGGAGTATTGTTATTGTTGCTCTGCATGCGAATGAATTAGCTTGTCTTGCTAAGATGAGGATGTTTTAAGATGAGGATGTTTGTGCTTGAGTCTTGAATTTTAAGAGGTCTGGGGAGATGAATAATTTCTTTCATATGAAAGAACAAAAATGTTTGAATTGAAAATATTGATGAGTACGAGTTAAAAACGGTGATCAGTTCGGAACAAAAAGAAATGGTCAGTTTGAATTAAAAAAGAAACACACATAAAAATTCAAATTGTAAAAGTTCAAACAAAAAAGAAACCCCATGAAAATTCAAATGGTAAATGTACAAGTCGTAAAATGAGAGAAGTCCAGAACATCATTGAAAAAAAATGTTGAGTTAAAAGAAAACATGcaaaacattttttttgaaaagaaTATCATTCAGTTTAACGATATAAACCATGCAAGTTTGGGGACGATAGTATAGTAAACCGTTGAAAAGTTACGAGCAAAACTCTAACAAAAAAACATAGTAAAGTCGAGTCTACGAAAGCACACATTTTGCACAAACCCATATAGAGATCAGTTCGAGTACTATGTTTCCAAAACAGAAAAAATAACACAACCGGTATAACCATATTTAAAACTAGTCTGTGAAAAATACCTCAGTACAAGCATATACATAGATCAGTACGAGTACTCTGTTTTTTAGACAGGAAAAAACAACACGATGGGTTTCACCTTATTCAAAATTACTCTTAAACGGTTGCAAAGTAGAGAAAACATTCAACATGACTAAGTTTCACATTTTTGATAGCTATCCAACGGTATATTATTTACCCCATTTCGACAAACTTTCTAAAAAAATCACGCTCGAAATCAAATTTAACCGTATTTAAATTCGAGTTTAAATCGTAAGGAATTAGGAAAACATTTCTATACGAAAAAGTTGTGTAttttccatagctttccaacgccGTATCATTTGCGTCAATCCAACAAACCGTTTGCAAAAAAAGCAAAAAATGTTTCACCCAGAATTTCACCGTTTTCAAAATTACTTTTAAATCGTATAAAATTTGAAAAAACATTAGATATATGGAAGAAGCAGATTTTCATCAGCTTTCCAATGCCATCTTATTTGCTCAATTCCGACAAACTATTTGAAAATTAAGTCCaaaatacgattcacgtttttGGTTAAAAAAAACAGTTTTTTCCAAAACTGCTCTTAAATCataatttttttgcaaaaacaaaTTATTTGATTGTAATGTAGATGTCAAGAGCTTTCCAACAATATATTACACGCCCCATTCCGACGAAAACATGATTAGTTCGACGAGATGAAAATCATCAGTACAACCGTGTGAAACCATCAGTTCAAGTAGGGTAACATAATAATATTCTGTTATGCGAAACAGAATAGCCCAGATGTGTATATATATGTACATCCTACGCacgtgagttaggatgcacttgatcccagaaaggtatctatccttcaaaccagagaagtgcttcaaactaacaacagtacataatatccaacaaaagagggtcatgctacagcagcaggatacatggctcagtctagatgtcagtacgaatcaagttgtgcatatttgctgttggcatgaaccacatcgccgcatgtcgggtttgtaga
The sequence above is a segment of the Aegilops tauschii subsp. strangulata cultivar AL8/78 chromosome 6, Aet v6.0, whole genome shotgun sequence genome. Coding sequences within it:
- the LOC109756671 gene encoding uncharacterized protein isoform X2, yielding MAAIFHFPLPRSFPMEVQAVRHVFYFSLVHRSIMYVSSVQYENIRDSTDIIMSHKFKYRLQEKQDAQVHLLYAFQYIYFPIALPPSLRTRPNHCRHGTAPPPPGEGPPPPRRHAQPRRGLPALEFLPQRLDLLFIHGFLPSTTPSGTRLGRGRRQNLWVHDGNFLKFLFRCSG
- the LOC109756671 gene encoding uncharacterized protein isoform X3, which gives rise to MAAIFHFPLPRSFPMEVQVRHVFYFSLVHRSIMYVSSVQYENIRDSTDIIMSHKFKYRLQEKQDAQVHLLYAFQYIYFPIALPPSLRTRPNHCRHGTAPPPPGEGPPPPRRHAQPRRGLPALEFLPQRLDLLFIHGFLPSTTPSGTRLGRGRRQNLWVHDGNFLKFLFRCSG
- the LOC109756671 gene encoding uncharacterized protein isoform X5, whose protein sequence is MYVSSVQYENIRDSTDIIMSHKFKYRLQEKQDAQVHLLYAFQYIYFPIALPPSLRTRPNHCRHGTAPPPPGEGPPPPRRHAQPRRGLPALEFLPQRLDLLFIHGFLPSTTPSGTRLGRGRRQNLWVHDGNFLKFLFRCSG